Proteins encoded in a region of the Moritella marina ATCC 15381 genome:
- the trpB gene encoding tryptophan synthase subunit beta has protein sequence MAKLNAFFGEFGGQYVSQILIPALDELEDAFIDSQNDPAFEAEFQQLLNEYAGRPTPLTLCRNITKGSKTKIYLKREDLLHGGAHKTNQVLGQALLAKRMGKTEIIAETGAGQHGTASALACALLGLKCRIYMGVKDMERQKPNVFRMKLMGAEVIGVDSGAGTLKDACNEALRDWSANYENAHYLLGTAAGPHPFPTIVREFQKMIGEEAKQQILKAEGRLPDAVIACVGGGSNAIGMFNDFIEEEGVKLYGVEPAGKGIASGEHGAPIAEGTNGIFFGMHSLLMQDTYGQIQESYSVSAGLDFPSVGPQHAHLYTSGRAQYPSVTDEEALASFQLLSSQEGIIPALESSHALAFALQMMEKDMDKEQILVVNLSGRGDKDIFTVADILEGEGAL, from the coding sequence ATGGCAAAACTTAATGCCTTTTTTGGCGAATTCGGCGGCCAATACGTATCGCAAATTTTAATACCTGCATTAGATGAACTAGAAGATGCATTTATCGATTCACAAAACGATCCTGCATTTGAAGCTGAATTTCAACAGCTACTAAATGAATACGCTGGCCGTCCAACACCGTTGACGCTATGCCGTAACATTACCAAAGGTTCAAAAACCAAGATCTACCTAAAGCGTGAAGATCTACTGCATGGTGGCGCGCACAAAACTAACCAAGTATTGGGTCAAGCACTGCTCGCTAAACGCATGGGTAAAACAGAGATCATCGCTGAAACAGGCGCTGGTCAACACGGTACTGCATCTGCCCTAGCGTGTGCGTTATTAGGCCTTAAATGTCGCATCTACATGGGTGTGAAAGACATGGAACGCCAAAAGCCTAACGTATTCCGCATGAAGTTAATGGGCGCTGAAGTTATCGGCGTTGATTCCGGCGCTGGCACACTAAAAGATGCCTGTAATGAAGCATTACGTGACTGGTCTGCAAACTATGAAAATGCCCATTATCTACTGGGTACTGCGGCAGGTCCTCACCCATTCCCAACGATTGTGCGTGAATTCCAAAAAATGATTGGTGAAGAAGCCAAACAACAGATCTTAAAAGCTGAAGGTCGTCTACCCGATGCTGTTATTGCTTGTGTTGGCGGTGGTTCAAACGCGATTGGTATGTTCAACGACTTCATAGAAGAAGAAGGCGTGAAACTCTACGGCGTAGAACCAGCAGGTAAAGGCATTGCAAGTGGTGAGCATGGTGCGCCAATTGCCGAAGGTACCAATGGTATATTCTTTGGTATGCATTCATTATTAATGCAAGACACTTACGGTCAGATCCAAGAGTCATACTCGGTATCAGCAGGCTTAGATTTCCCTTCTGTAGGCCCACAGCACGCACATTTATACACATCAGGTCGTGCGCAATACCCATCTGTAACCGATGAAGAAGCACTGGCGTCATTCCAGTTATTATCATCGCAAGAAGGTATTATCCCTGCGCTTGAATCATCACATGCATTAGCGTTTGCACTGCAAATGATGGAAAAAGACATGGATAAAGAACAAATTTTAGTGGTTAACTTATCAGGACGTGGCGATAAAGATATCTTCACTGTTGCAGATATTCTTGAAGGTGAAGGAGCATTATAA
- the trpA gene encoding tryptophan synthase subunit alpha: MSNVTGRYQQAFTALAEKNEGAFVPFVTIGDPNREQSMAIIDTLVAAGADALELGIPFSDPVADGPTIQKATSRALNAGINPDICFEMLSEIRAKYPQMPIGLLLYANLVYGNGTDAFMTKAAAAGVDSLLIADVPVQYGQQFKEAGDKVGIESIYIAPPNANDETLKQVAEQGSGYTYLLSRAGVTGAETKAEMPVGPLLAKLKSFNAAPCLLGFGISSPEQVKKAIEAGAAGAISGSAIVNIIEKNLGDNTQMLQELAEFVTPMKAATRA, from the coding sequence ATGAGTAATGTAACGGGACGTTATCAACAAGCTTTTACAGCGCTAGCAGAAAAAAATGAAGGTGCTTTTGTTCCTTTCGTAACGATTGGCGATCCAAACCGCGAACAATCAATGGCAATCATAGATACACTGGTTGCTGCTGGCGCCGATGCCTTGGAACTGGGTATTCCTTTCTCAGATCCAGTGGCCGATGGTCCAACAATTCAAAAAGCCACATCTCGCGCACTAAACGCCGGTATCAACCCTGATATCTGTTTTGAAATGCTCAGTGAGATCCGCGCTAAATACCCACAAATGCCAATCGGTCTATTATTGTATGCCAACCTTGTATATGGCAATGGCACTGATGCATTTATGACGAAAGCAGCTGCGGCAGGCGTTGATTCATTATTGATTGCCGATGTGCCAGTACAATACGGTCAGCAGTTTAAAGAAGCCGGCGATAAAGTCGGTATCGAAAGTATCTACATCGCACCGCCAAATGCCAATGACGAAACTCTGAAGCAAGTTGCAGAGCAAGGTTCTGGTTATACTTATCTGTTAAGCCGCGCGGGTGTTACTGGCGCAGAGACTAAAGCAGAGATGCCAGTGGGTCCGTTATTGGCAAAACTGAAGTCGTTTAATGCCGCGCCTTGTCTGCTTGGTTTTGGTATTTCATCACCAGAGCAAGTTAAAAAAGCCATTGAAGCGGGTGCAGCTGGCGCTATTTCTGGTTCAGCAATTGTAAATATCATTGAGAAAAATCTAGGTGATAATACACAAATGCTACAAGAATTAGCTGAATTTGTGACGCCAATGAAAGCCGCGACACGCGCTTAA
- a CDS encoding monovalent cation:proton antiporter-2 (CPA2) family protein, producing MTGYFIQAFIYLFAAVITVPIAKRLGLGSVLGYLIAGVIIGPVIGLVGSETATIQHFAEFGVVMMLFLVGLELEPRMLWDMRHRLIGLGGLQVSLTIAAVMGIALALGLDWGLALTIGLVFSLSSTAIVLQTFNEKGLSKTEGARSAFSVLLFQDIAVIPMLALIPLLAIPELVEQAQNAVQAASAQHEELSLVANISGIYYALVIVVAITGVIVGGHYLSRPLFKFVASSKVNEIFTATSLMLVIGIAAIMNLVGLSPALGAFLAGVVLATSEFRHQLEATIEPFKGLLLGLFFMTVGAGIDFNILFNETATILSITLALMLVKGSVLLILTLIFKIKGSDRWLLALSLAQAGEFGFVLLGFTVNNHVLPVDLAQTLSLSVALSMFLTPALFIFYDRVILPRYMDKTNQQESDDIEEHGDVIVAGIGRFGQIVNRLLVANGVKTVVLDHDVNMIERVRSFKMTSYFGDATQPSLLETAGIANASLFIVAIDDKARAVDLVRYIKQHYPQVKVLARAYDRGHGYSLRHAGADHVVSETYHSALILGSHALTNLGFNEEQAKDVKLTFKDIEKHSKETLYQTWLNNSEDDKFNTAYRDLYLQLEDSLAEVMKNKDKSKKPITFDI from the coding sequence ATGACAGGTTATTTCATCCAAGCATTTATTTATCTGTTTGCCGCAGTGATCACGGTACCTATTGCGAAACGACTCGGGCTCGGTTCCGTGCTCGGTTATTTAATTGCCGGGGTTATTATTGGCCCAGTGATTGGTTTAGTCGGTAGTGAAACCGCGACTATTCAGCATTTTGCCGAATTCGGTGTAGTCATGATGTTATTTCTGGTCGGACTGGAACTTGAGCCCCGAATGCTCTGGGATATGCGTCACCGTCTCATAGGCTTAGGTGGCTTGCAAGTTAGCTTAACGATTGCCGCTGTGATGGGGATAGCCCTCGCGCTTGGCTTAGATTGGGGACTTGCATTGACCATTGGTTTGGTGTTTTCATTGTCGTCAACCGCCATCGTATTACAAACCTTTAACGAAAAAGGTCTGAGCAAAACAGAAGGCGCACGCTCTGCATTCTCGGTATTATTGTTTCAAGATATTGCCGTGATCCCAATGTTAGCGTTAATTCCATTACTCGCCATCCCAGAATTGGTTGAGCAAGCACAAAACGCCGTGCAAGCTGCGAGTGCACAACATGAAGAATTGTCCCTCGTCGCTAATATCTCTGGTATTTATTATGCCTTAGTTATTGTCGTGGCAATCACAGGCGTCATTGTTGGCGGTCATTACCTTAGCCGTCCCTTGTTTAAATTTGTTGCCAGCTCTAAAGTTAATGAGATCTTTACTGCCACCTCATTAATGTTGGTGATCGGTATCGCCGCGATCATGAATTTAGTGGGACTATCCCCTGCTCTAGGTGCATTTTTAGCGGGTGTGGTATTGGCTACCAGTGAATTTAGGCATCAATTAGAAGCCACTATCGAACCATTTAAAGGGCTACTACTGGGGTTATTCTTTATGACTGTAGGCGCTGGGATTGATTTTAATATCTTATTTAACGAAACAGCGACAATCTTATCAATCACGCTCGCATTAATGCTAGTGAAAGGTTCTGTACTGTTGATCTTAACCTTGATCTTCAAGATCAAAGGCAGTGATCGCTGGTTATTGGCGCTGAGTTTAGCCCAAGCCGGTGAATTTGGTTTTGTATTACTTGGATTTACCGTCAACAACCACGTATTACCCGTTGATTTAGCGCAAACCTTGTCCTTATCTGTTGCCCTATCTATGTTCTTAACACCGGCGTTATTTATCTTTTATGATCGCGTGATCTTACCGCGCTATATGGATAAGACCAATCAACAAGAAAGTGATGATATCGAAGAGCATGGCGATGTTATCGTGGCGGGTATTGGTCGTTTCGGCCAGATTGTTAACCGTCTATTAGTCGCCAACGGCGTCAAAACCGTGGTACTAGATCATGATGTGAATATGATCGAAAGAGTGCGCTCATTTAAAATGACAAGTTACTTTGGTGATGCAACACAACCAAGTTTGCTTGAAACAGCTGGCATCGCCAATGCCAGCTTATTTATCGTTGCCATTGACGATAAAGCCAGGGCGGTTGATCTCGTGCGTTACATCAAACAACATTACCCACAAGTTAAAGTACTCGCTCGTGCTTATGACCGTGGTCATGGTTATTCACTGCGTCACGCGGGTGCGGATCATGTGGTGAGTGAAACTTATCATTCAGCCTTAATACTCGGTTCACACGCACTGACAAACCTAGGCTTTAATGAAGAACAAGCAAAAGATGTTAAACTCACTTTCAAAGATATTGAAAAACACAGTAAAGAGACCTTGTATCAAACTTGGCTCAATAATAGTGAAGACGATAAGTTTAATACCGCTTATCGAGACCTGTATCTACAGCTTGAAGACAGCTTAGCTGAGGTAATGAAAAATAAAGATAAATCGAAAAAACCAATCACTTTTGATATTTAA
- the ybaK gene encoding Cys-tRNA(Pro) deacylase produces the protein MTPAVKLAKKAKVLHKTHEYKHDSNAGSYGLEAAEKMAVAAERIFKTLVVDVGDKKLVVAVVPVTAMLNLKAIAKAAKAKKAVMADKEDVMRSTGYVLGGVSPLGQKKRLLTVIDSSAQDHKTIYVSAGRRGLEIELNPLDLKQLTNADFAAISNE, from the coding sequence ATGACTCCAGCGGTAAAATTAGCTAAAAAAGCAAAGGTCCTCCACAAGACCCATGAGTATAAACATGATTCTAATGCTGGATCTTATGGTTTAGAAGCGGCAGAAAAAATGGCTGTCGCTGCAGAGCGGATATTTAAAACCTTAGTCGTCGATGTGGGAGATAAAAAGCTCGTCGTAGCTGTCGTACCCGTCACCGCCATGCTCAATTTAAAAGCCATTGCTAAGGCCGCTAAAGCCAAAAAAGCAGTGATGGCTGATAAAGAGGATGTCATGCGTTCGACAGGCTACGTACTTGGTGGAGTGAGTCCATTGGGACAAAAGAAACGGCTATTAACAGTTATTGATAGCTCAGCGCAAGATCATAAGACTATCTATGTCAGCGCAGGTCGCCGCGGTTTAGAAATAGAACTTAACCCACTAGATTTAAAACAGCTTACCAATGCCGATTTTGCAGCTATTAGTAATGAATAG
- a CDS encoding porin, whose protein sequence is MKKTLLVTVILISLVPAAQATVNVYKDDVNQVDLYGRAYAAYLYQDREGTESDGRSDSYFRTGFKAFSNLAGDLTALGHIEMQFESRDNSDANSESKTRLMYAGLKNDKGQLTFGRNYAADEIIADWADAGTTNYSGNPALGNLGRQANILKLETKVLDDNLNLVAHVQPESSVDTRTGKNSQSSYAFGGVYGFDFGLELGATYTGVMTENYTLNSDYDRSTIFVAARYKLKGLTASIVGDSTSVATPNTVTEDKDSNDWFAYELSLAYHLDKLTGTVTYKQRDTDSFNDNTVDQTALGFAYKFNSNFRLVTEYVIDGVDGEENQWHMAARYDF, encoded by the coding sequence ATGAAAAAGACATTATTAGTCACGGTAATACTAATCAGTCTTGTTCCTGCAGCACAAGCCACAGTGAATGTGTATAAAGATGATGTTAATCAAGTTGATTTGTATGGTCGCGCTTACGCGGCTTATCTTTACCAAGATCGTGAAGGTACAGAGAGTGATGGTCGTTCAGATAGTTATTTTCGTACTGGTTTTAAAGCATTTTCGAATTTAGCAGGTGATTTAACGGCGCTTGGGCATATTGAAATGCAATTCGAATCTCGCGATAACAGTGATGCTAACTCAGAATCTAAAACACGTTTGATGTATGCTGGATTGAAAAATGATAAGGGGCAACTGACTTTTGGTCGAAACTATGCCGCAGATGAAATTATTGCTGATTGGGCTGATGCCGGTACCACGAATTATTCGGGTAATCCTGCACTCGGTAACTTAGGCCGACAAGCTAATATTTTAAAATTAGAAACGAAGGTACTCGATGATAATCTTAACTTGGTGGCACATGTACAGCCGGAGTCTAGCGTTGATACTCGAACTGGCAAAAATAGCCAATCAAGTTATGCGTTTGGTGGCGTCTATGGTTTTGATTTTGGTCTGGAATTAGGGGCAACTTATACCGGTGTGATGACGGAGAATTACACGCTTAATTCAGATTATGATCGATCTACAATTTTTGTCGCTGCACGTTATAAACTGAAGGGCTTAACCGCTTCTATTGTAGGTGATAGTACTTCCGTGGCCACGCCTAATACAGTGACTGAAGATAAAGATTCAAATGATTGGTTCGCCTATGAATTATCGCTCGCTTACCACTTAGATAAGCTAACGGGCACGGTGACCTATAAACAGCGTGATACGGATAGTTTCAATGATAATACGGTTGATCAAACCGCACTGGGTTTTGCTTATAAGTTTAATAGCAACTTCCGATTGGTGACTGAGTATGTTATTGATGGCGTTGATGGTGAAGAAAATCAGTGGCATATGGCTGCGCGATATGATTTTTAG
- a CDS encoding sodium-dependent transporter, which translates to MAAIQNNDGASRGHFGSRFGFIMAAAGSAVGVGNIWGFPTQAASNGGGAFLMVYMFLIFLLGYPMLVAELMVGRHGQTNPADAMAKLGRSPVTKMIGSLIGLASIICAAMIFSFYAVLSGWFVSNTLAPIATMVGADEVSRWLIDFSFSRNAVFTLVFALMCIYVIQKGVQDGIEKWSKRLMPLLFAILIASVIYILFQPGAMEGVSALFTVDFEKVMHPDVIIGALGQTFFSLSIGTGAMMIYGSYLKANENISKLAVHVTFMDTGVAFLAAMLILPAMYVAKHNGVTIFDGSGNLLSSDTLVFTVLPALFATMGAAEHIVAIIFFALMSVAALTSAMSVVEVPTSYIVDKTAMSRKKVTWIVGAALTALAMAVVSNFDFMFGFMIKLATEITQPLVCLGLAIFVGWLWHRNSLLTEIKGQDGADENGIFWKVWPLYVKFVCPALIIVLISTTL; encoded by the coding sequence ATGGCTGCAATACAGAATAATGACGGAGCATCTCGAGGACACTTTGGTTCGCGTTTTGGTTTTATAATGGCGGCGGCAGGTTCTGCTGTTGGTGTTGGTAATATTTGGGGATTCCCAACGCAAGCTGCGAGTAATGGTGGTGGCGCCTTTTTAATGGTGTACATGTTCCTGATCTTCTTATTGGGCTACCCAATGCTAGTTGCCGAGCTAATGGTAGGTCGTCATGGTCAAACTAATCCAGCTGACGCGATGGCTAAATTAGGCCGTTCACCCGTGACTAAAATGATTGGTAGCTTGATTGGTCTTGCTTCGATTATCTGTGCGGCAATGATCTTTAGCTTCTACGCTGTGCTTTCTGGTTGGTTCGTGAGTAACACGCTAGCACCGATTGCAACTATGGTTGGCGCAGACGAAGTAAGCCGTTGGTTAATTGATTTCTCATTTTCTCGTAATGCTGTGTTTACCTTAGTGTTTGCGTTGATGTGCATTTACGTTATTCAAAAAGGTGTACAAGACGGTATTGAAAAATGGTCTAAGCGTTTAATGCCATTGTTGTTCGCTATCTTGATCGCGAGTGTTATCTACATCTTGTTCCAACCAGGCGCAATGGAAGGCGTTAGTGCGTTATTCACTGTCGATTTTGAAAAAGTTATGCATCCAGATGTCATTATTGGTGCACTTGGTCAGACATTCTTCTCGTTATCGATTGGTACGGGCGCAATGATGATCTACGGTTCATACCTTAAAGCAAATGAAAACATCAGTAAGTTAGCGGTACATGTCACCTTTATGGATACAGGTGTGGCTTTCTTAGCGGCGATGCTAATTCTACCTGCTATGTATGTGGCTAAGCATAATGGCGTCACTATCTTTGATGGCAGTGGTAACTTATTAAGCTCTGATACGCTGGTATTTACAGTGCTACCTGCGTTGTTTGCAACGATGGGCGCTGCAGAGCATATTGTTGCGATCATCTTCTTTGCATTGATGTCTGTTGCGGCATTAACATCGGCGATGTCGGTAGTGGAAGTCCCAACGAGCTATATTGTTGATAAAACAGCTATGTCACGTAAGAAAGTAACGTGGATTGTGGGCGCTGCACTGACAGCATTAGCGATGGCGGTAGTGAGTAACTTCGACTTTATGTTTGGCTTCATGATTAAACTAGCCACTGAGATCACACAGCCACTCGTCTGTTTAGGTCTTGCTATCTTTGTTGGTTGGCTATGGCATCGTAATAGCCTATTGACTGAAATTAAAGGTCAAGATGGCGCTGATGAAAATGGTATTTTCTGGAAAGTATGGCCATTGTATGTGAAGTTTGTTTGTCCTGCTTTAATCATTGTATTAATCAGTACAACACTTTAA
- a CDS encoding sphingomyelin phosphodiesterase, whose protein sequence is MLRKITALFWLCTVTPALMAMSQVPTERHTMIQFTNSTQQTLYAYIEAGDNVELLTTEIMPLSTAELAIITRTNKNDDIAISLSNADYSFSLTQSITKDTLAFGIDSDELTIDPQTDSAIQRFEIQLAASQNTIAFNSEKLHKGGKINYVLQQHDQKPDLGPGNELSLLSYNIWATTIFGSKKVDTRLTEMPAIMSGYDVLVLTEVFDLIRTNKLLKQLSAEYSFTSSEIFKLGKIMQSGTRILTRWPVEEEKNLKYTNCDGIQCAATRGVIYTRINKQGYIYHVFATHTQSSDDDQNRSARLAQLEEMGEFIRQQNIPADEAVILAGDFNINKIGLPADRDQMEYILNASEPENKGHPLSFDSDTNYWAEKPYLEYLDYTLTGNDNLQPITAGQEIFAPRVLTESLWGIWDLSDHYAARGHFIYPKAL, encoded by the coding sequence ATGTTAAGGAAAATAACTGCCTTATTTTGGCTATGCACAGTCACACCAGCACTCATGGCGATGAGCCAAGTGCCAACTGAACGCCATACCATGATTCAATTCACCAATAGCACACAACAGACACTCTATGCGTATATTGAAGCAGGCGATAATGTTGAATTATTAACGACAGAGATCATGCCATTAAGTACCGCAGAGCTCGCTATTATCACCCGAACGAATAAGAACGATGATATTGCAATTTCATTAAGTAATGCTGACTATAGCTTTAGCCTCACACAAAGCATCACCAAGGATACACTTGCTTTCGGTATCGACAGTGATGAATTGACCATCGATCCACAAACAGACAGTGCCATTCAGCGATTCGAGATTCAACTCGCAGCGAGCCAAAATACCATCGCCTTCAATAGTGAGAAACTACACAAGGGCGGCAAGATTAATTACGTATTACAACAGCACGACCAAAAGCCTGATCTCGGGCCTGGTAATGAATTGAGCCTATTAAGCTACAACATTTGGGCAACGACGATATTCGGCTCTAAAAAAGTCGATACACGCCTCACTGAAATGCCAGCAATCATGTCTGGTTATGACGTTTTAGTATTAACTGAAGTCTTTGACCTTATTCGAACCAATAAATTACTGAAACAATTAAGTGCAGAATACAGCTTTACGAGCAGTGAAATATTCAAACTCGGTAAGATCATGCAATCTGGCACACGTATTTTGACCCGATGGCCAGTCGAAGAAGAGAAAAATCTAAAATACACAAATTGTGATGGTATCCAGTGCGCAGCAACTCGCGGGGTTATTTATACCCGTATTAATAAGCAAGGTTACATTTATCATGTATTTGCCACCCATACACAATCGTCAGATGATGATCAAAACCGTTCAGCACGTTTAGCGCAATTAGAAGAAATGGGCGAGTTTATTAGACAACAAAATATCCCAGCGGATGAAGCGGTCATTTTAGCCGGAGATTTCAATATCAATAAAATAGGTTTACCAGCAGATAGAGACCAAATGGAATATATTCTGAATGCCAGTGAACCAGAAAATAAAGGCCACCCTCTTTCTTTTGATTCTGACACCAACTATTGGGCTGAGAAGCCTTATTTAGAATATCTTGATTACACCTTAACAGGAAATGACAATCTACAGCCTATCACTGCAGGCCAAGAAATATTCGCACCACGGGTTTTAACGGAATCACTGTGGGGAATTTGGGACCTATCTGACCATTATGCTGCTCGCGGCCATTTTATCTACCCAAAGGCACTATAG
- a CDS encoding aromatic amino acid transport family protein, producing MSEQATKTGAGSTMNAAKWNKADTTWVLSLFGTAVGAGVLFLPIKAGLGGFWPLVVLALLAGPMTWLAHRSLARFVLSSKNPNSDITDVVEEHFGKGAAKLITFAYFFAIYPIVLIYGVGITNTFESFIVNQLDIFTEIPRLAADGAPMLNEAGVQLMDKVSGIPRWLLSGGLILVMTALILFGKDLMLKATSALVYPLVFILFGLSLFLIPSWNTTMLTVVPEASSFLPVIWLSIPLIVFSFNHSPVISQFAKAQRETYGDNAVQKTDLICKRAGQMLLGFVMLFVFSCVLSLSPEQLAEAKAQNISILSYLANVHDSVLIQYFGPFVAFAAITSSYFGHYLGAQEGLNGLVKQVAPKASEQNINKFSIVFIVLTTWVVAIINPSVLGLIETIGAPMIAAILFLMPMYAIKKVPSMQKYGSSKAANIFVTICGLMAITSVIYGAF from the coding sequence ATGTCAGAGCAAGCTACTAAAACAGGCGCAGGAAGCACTATGAACGCTGCTAAATGGAACAAAGCAGACACAACATGGGTACTAAGTTTATTCGGCACAGCAGTAGGTGCTGGTGTTTTATTCCTACCGATTAAAGCTGGCTTAGGTGGTTTTTGGCCATTAGTAGTTCTAGCATTGCTTGCAGGTCCTATGACTTGGTTAGCACATAGATCTCTTGCTCGCTTCGTATTATCATCAAAAAATCCTAATTCAGACATCACTGATGTTGTTGAAGAACATTTTGGTAAAGGCGCTGCAAAATTAATTACATTTGCTTACTTCTTTGCTATCTACCCTATCGTATTAATCTACGGTGTTGGTATTACAAATACATTTGAAAGTTTCATTGTTAACCAACTTGATATCTTCACTGAAATCCCACGCCTAGCGGCTGATGGCGCACCGATGCTTAACGAAGCTGGTGTTCAATTAATGGATAAAGTAAGCGGTATCCCACGTTGGTTACTATCTGGTGGTCTAATTTTAGTAATGACTGCGCTGATTCTATTCGGTAAAGATTTAATGCTTAAAGCGACATCTGCATTAGTTTACCCATTAGTATTCATCCTGTTCGGTTTATCTTTATTCTTAATCCCGAGCTGGAACACAACGATGTTAACAGTTGTTCCTGAAGCATCTTCGTTCTTACCTGTTATCTGGTTATCGATTCCACTGATTGTGTTCTCATTCAACCACTCTCCAGTAATCAGCCAGTTTGCTAAAGCACAACGTGAAACTTACGGTGACAACGCAGTACAAAAAACGGATCTTATCTGTAAACGTGCTGGTCAAATGCTACTTGGTTTCGTAATGCTATTCGTATTCTCTTGTGTGTTATCACTATCACCAGAGCAACTAGCAGAAGCGAAGGCACAAAACATCTCAATCCTGTCTTACCTTGCAAACGTACATGATTCAGTATTAATTCAATACTTTGGTCCTTTCGTAGCATTCGCAGCGATTACGTCTAGCTACTTCGGTCACTACTTAGGTGCTCAAGAAGGTCTAAACGGTCTAGTTAAGCAAGTTGCACCAAAAGCATCAGAACAGAACATTAATAAATTCTCTATCGTATTCATCGTACTAACTACATGGGTTGTAGCAATTATCAACCCAAGTGTACTAGGTCTTATCGAAACAATTGGCGCACCAATGATTGCCGCTATCTTGTTCCTAATGCCAATGTACGCAATCAAGAAAGTACCTTCTATGCAAAAATATGGTAGCTCTAAAGCAGCAAACATCTTCGTTACTATCTGTGGTCTAATGGCTATCACTTCAGTTATCTACGGCGCATTCTAA
- a CDS encoding substrate-binding domain-containing protein, whose protein sequence is MATIKDVAKAAGVSVATVSRVVNKSPKASKSAIAAVNAAMKTLAYRPNANARALVNQSTNTIGVMVSDVSDPFFGALIKAVDNVARSHNKHLLIGNGYHDAKVEREAIELLINNRCDSLVIHSKGLSDQELIQFAKEVPGLVLINRHIPEIAERCIALDNQQGAYNATQHLLTKGHQHIGYINSYQDIDDAHHRQAGYLQALTEQDLSLNLDYIVAGQPTDEGGEVAMTELLARKLPITAVVCYNDYVAAGALAALEKQHIAVPNDISLMGFDNGLIAKYLHPKLTTMHYPIQTMAEQAAELSLALAKGNNSAIHGKVFEAILVERLSVAKRV, encoded by the coding sequence ATGGCAACAATCAAAGATGTAGCAAAAGCAGCAGGCGTATCTGTTGCCACGGTTTCTAGAGTCGTCAATAAATCACCTAAAGCCAGTAAATCAGCGATAGCAGCAGTTAATGCAGCGATGAAAACCTTAGCTTATCGCCCTAACGCCAATGCCCGAGCGCTCGTCAACCAAAGTACCAATACTATTGGCGTCATGGTTAGCGATGTATCTGACCCTTTCTTTGGCGCACTTATCAAAGCCGTTGATAATGTTGCTCGTAGCCATAATAAGCACTTATTAATTGGCAATGGTTACCATGATGCCAAAGTCGAAAGAGAAGCTATTGAACTGCTGATCAACAATCGCTGTGACTCTCTTGTCATCCACTCCAAAGGACTAAGTGATCAAGAACTGATCCAGTTTGCCAAGGAAGTCCCGGGCTTAGTACTCATCAACCGTCATATTCCAGAGATTGCCGAACGCTGTATCGCCTTAGATAATCAACAAGGTGCGTATAACGCCACCCAGCATTTACTCACCAAAGGACATCAACATATTGGTTATATTAATTCTTACCAGGATATTGACGATGCCCATCATCGCCAAGCTGGTTACTTACAAGCATTAACTGAACAGGATCTCAGCCTAAACCTGGACTACATTGTCGCAGGACAACCGACGGATGAAGGCGGTGAAGTAGCAATGACAGAGCTATTAGCGCGTAAACTACCGATTACAGCCGTGGTTTGTTATAACGATTATGTCGCTGCAGGGGCATTAGCAGCACTTGAAAAACAGCATATTGCTGTACCGAATGATATCTCTTTGATGGGATTTGATAATGGTTTGATTGCCAAGTACTTACATCCTAAACTGACGACGATGCACTATCCAATTCAGACCATGGCCGAGCAAGCTGCTGAATTATCTTTAGCATTAGCAAAAGGCAATAACAGTGCCATTCACGGCAAGGTATTTGAAGCTATATTGGTGGAACGATTATCCGTGGCTAAACGCGTTTAA